The DNA segment CCTCGACGTCCACCTGCAGCTCCTGCTCGAGGACCCGTGGATCGACGAGGACACCGCCTGCCGCTCGCTGCTGTCGGTGATGGGCTCCACCGCCCCGGACGACATGAAGGAGGTCACCCGCGCCGACGTGCTGACCATCCTCGCGATCGACCGCACGAACCCCGCCTCGATCGCCTACTCGCTCGGTGCCGCCCGCGAGAACGCCCGCCGTGCCCGCGAGATCGTCTCGACCGAGCTGTGGGAGTGCCTGAACACCACGCGCACCCGGATGCCCCGCCGGGTGACGGGGGAGCGGGTGTCGGAGTTCTTCGGCTGGGTGCGCGAGCGCTCGGCGCTCGCCGTCGGCATCATCGAGTCCGCCACCTCGCGCGACGAGGCCTGGCAGTTCTTCACCCTCGGCCGCTCGATAGAGCGGGCCGACATGACGGCCCGGCTGCTGGCCACGCGGTCGCTGACCGAGGCGAGCGGCCCGTCCTGGACGACGATCCTGCGCTCCTGCGGGGCCTACGAGGCGTACCTCCGCACCTACCGCGGCGTGCCGAGTGCGCGGAACGCGGCGGAGTTCCTCCTGCTCGACCGCCTCTTCCCGCGCTCGATCCTCTTCTCGGTCTCGCGTGCCGAGATGTGCATGCGCGACATCGAGCCGCGCACCGGCCGCGTCGGCCACA comes from the Rathayibacter festucae DSM 15932 genome and includes:
- a CDS encoding alpha-E domain-containing protein: MLSRIAESLFWIGRYIERSDGTARILDVHLQLLLEDPWIDEDTACRSLLSVMGSTAPDDMKEVTRADVLTILAIDRTNPASIAYSLGAARENARRAREIVSTELWECLNTTRTRMPRRVTGERVSEFFGWVRERSALAVGIIESATSRDEAWQFFTLGRSIERADMTARLLATRSLTEASGPSWTTILRSCGAYEAYLRTYRGVPSARNAAEFLLLDRLFPRSILFSVSRAEMCMRDIEPRTGRVGHTGDAQRVLGQIRSELEYRPIAEILEDLPRHMDSVQEATSSASEAIRQRYFPTNVMPSWIGEAL